A region of Vanessa cardui chromosome 1, ilVanCard2.1, whole genome shotgun sequence DNA encodes the following proteins:
- the LOC124532453 gene encoding leucine-rich repeat-containing G-protein coupled receptor 4 isoform X4 has protein sequence MVLSGVSREMEEETEDSCRSYIHENLLHIDCSERGLNDLPEGLDINAQVLLLSNNNFITYPSQLEKFTKVEIMDLSGNRLTGPLPPYYENFKELKILNLSNNNYDSWLSSDYSLSIKKLDLSKNKINAIDEDTFSKFPRLAILDLSENRIYDLPTGLFEKATSLEVLTLCRNYFSEVPKFRSSSLKNLRLSSCQITNFEADSLSGMQSLLEINLSINQIESIPDNLASNSLQELDLSYNEIETLTDLTFSSLPHLAVLDLRCNEFKEVWSTSHFASNPFLREVHVKGNRWSCEGFNVNLLLTYEYLTKEPPKVYDKGSLICYSPSNVTQMSWQQAYIRTWHADEKTMSSYTFMAVVIGMIIGVILTSVVCRFLISSNRPTPPRPTPETTVLNGNATQASTESVVMRIPLTEDLPPTYDEALLMPRLNSSFHSLPDFVDEDEDADRRNRRSRSIGDLTETRPRAGDRRSVRRTIEVRIH, from the exons ATGGTTTTATCTGGAGTATCTCGGGAGATGGAGGAAGAGACGGAGGATTCTTGCAGGAGCTATATTCACGAGAACCTACTCCATATAGACTGTTCTGAGAGAGGTCTTAATGACCTGCCAGAGGGACTTGATATAAAC GCTCAAGTCTTGCTTCTGTCgaacaataatttcattacGTACCCATCTCAGCTTGAGAAATTCACGAAAGTTGAAATTATGGATCTTTCTGGAAACCGTTTAACGGGTCCTTTGCCTCCTTATTACGAAAATTTTAAGGAATTGAAGATTCTTAAcctatcaaataataattatgactcTTGGTTAAGCAGCGATTACTCGCTCAGTATTAAGAAATTAGATCTATccaaaaataagataaatgcTATCGACGAAGATACTTTCTCAAAATTTCCACGATTGGCGATCTTGGATTTATCTGAGAATCGTATATATGATCTTCCCACTGGTTTATTTGAAAAGGCAACCAGTCTTGAAGTCTTAACGTTATGCAGGAACTATTTTTCTGAAGTGCCCAAGTTTCGGTCATCATCATTAAAAAATTTACGCCTAAGCAGTTGTCAGATAACGAATTTCGAAGCCGATTCATTGAGTGGAATGCAGTCTTTGCTCGAAATCAATTTATCTATAAATCAGATCGAATCGATTCCAGATAATTTGGCATCGAACTCTTTACAAGAATTAGATTTGAGCTACAACGAAATCGAGACGCTCACGGACTTGACGTTCTCGTCTCTACCGCACTTAGCGGTACTAGATTTGAGGTGTAACGAATTCAAAGAAGTATGGTCTACGTCACACTTCGCCTCAAACCCATTTTTGAGAGAAGTTCATGTGAAGGGAAACCGATGGAGCTGTGAGGGCTTTAACGTGAATCTACTTTTGACATATGAATATCTAACTAAAGAACCGCCAAAGGTTTATGATAAAGGTTCATTGATATGCTACTCGCCCTCGAACGTTACTCAAATGAGCTGGCAACAAGCTTACATAAGAACGTGGCATGCGGATGAAAAGACAATGTCTTCGTATACATTTATGGCTGTAGTCATCGGCATGATTATTGGCGTTATACTGACCTCGGTCGTATGCAGATTTCTTATATCTTCAAACAGACCTACTCCTCCACGCCCTACCCCTGAAACGACAGTTTTGAACGGTAATGCAACACAGGCAAGTACGGAATCTGTGGTTATGAGAATTCCACTTACAGAAGATTTGCCTCCAACGTATGATGAAGCTCTTTTAATGCCAAGACTGAATTCTTCCTTCCATTCACTTCCGGACTTCGTTGACGAGGATGAAGATGCTGATAGAAGAAATCGCAGATCTAGGTCAATTGGAGATTTAACCGAGACTAGACCAAGAGCTGGCGATAGACGATCAGTACGGCGAACAATAGAAGTTCGTATACActga
- the LOC124532453 gene encoding insulin-like growth factor-binding protein complex acid labile subunit isoform X1 — protein MILSRIWSLLLLFLITEAEILDFDDHTNEACYTCHCSSDLTSVDCSHRGLTNIPNGISLKVTKLNVSNNDISSFPNNLSNLYNLKSLDLSGNQLNSLPENALQNLTALEVLNLSRNYFESWLSINPNEVLKPATSLKILDLSKNKFTTLANLANQELLISPSLETLILNSCEINSIHGRSPLSGLISIRVLKLNNNPLLRIQNLISSTLKSLYVSNCQLSYISHNEFAYLPSLVYLQMSYNYRLELSSTTNALFSNSLRFLDISYCNIFRPNLYGFPNLRKAIIKNNMIRFLKSIEFINNTKLEYLDLSYNNIGSFKSDTFRGLSMLRYLDLSWNEIAQIPEESFIETPSLTQLKLARNYLNRVGHLKSTSLSILDMSSCEISTIGKDSLEGLPSLIDIDLSHNLLSYIPDSISSNTLKYLNLNYNRISSISNVTFFMLPRLSGLSVIGNRFTNIWSKTYFNSNLYLERLDLSDNMWRCDCIDDNMYDFYEFVTLEPNKKEESFNLVCNSPMNVIGQTWLEACYFHWNPTEKARNVDNLIWFLIVMIVGLALCILLVNTIRRSMKRRLGAIQAERERQVEEARDRLRQLRIRAEQEALCNTPDPRDLIAPPSYDEALSMPKLNASCHSLNETGTGKTKRRRGRRKTKSSGDLLEETERNGDARVFDDIELTETPNDNSRQRRRRNRRYGSHEINELEQSPGARRRRMSEYNTLDDSVTVEIETELERPLRPRNRRYSDENQPRESDF, from the exons ATGATTCTGTCACGGATTTGGAGTCTACTCCTGCTGTTCTTAATAACAGAAGCCGAAATATTGGATTTTGATGACCACACAAATGAAGCTTGTTACACTTGCCACTGCAGCTCGGATTTGACGAGCGTGGATTGTTCACATAGAGGTTTAACCAATATTCCTAATGGCATCAGTTTGAAG GTGACAAAACTCAACGTTTCAAACAATGATATTTCATCTTTTCCAAACAACCTAAGTAACCTCTACAATTTAAAATCGTTGGACCTAAGTGGGAACCAGTTAAATAGCCTACCAGAAAATGCATTACAGAACCTCACAGCATTGGaagtattaaatttatcaagaaattattttgaatCATGGCTAAGCATAAATCCCAACGAAGTATTAAAACCAGCGACCAGTCTAAAAATTTTAGATTTGTCGAAGAATAAATTCACAACTTTGGCAAATCTTGCAAATCAAGAGCTTCTTATTAGCCCCTCGTTAGAAACATTGATATTGAACAGCTGTGAAATTAACTCTATTCATGGCAGATCGCCTCTTAGCGGACTAATTAGTATAAGAGttctgaaattaaataacaaccCTCTTTTaagaattcaaaatttaatatcatcCACGCTGAAGAGTCTCTATGTAAGTAATTGTCAGTTGAGCTATATAAGTCACAATGAATTTGCTTATTTGCCTTCATTGGTGTATTTACAAATGTCTTATAACTACCGGTTAGAGTTATCATCAACAACGAATGCATTGTTTTCCAATTCTTTAAGATTTTTAGACATTTCATACTGCAATATATTTAGGCCCAACTTATACGGTTTTCCAAATTTAAGAAaagctattattaaaaacaacatgATACGATTCTTGAAGagtattgaatttataaacaatacgaaattggaatatttagatctatcatataataatatagggTCCTTCAAAAGTGATACTTTTCGGGGGCTAAGTATGCTCAGATATTTGGATTTGTCTTGGAACGAGATAGCTCAAATACCTGAAGAAAGTTTTATAGAAACGCCATCATTGACGCAACTCAAGCTTGCTAGAAATTATCTGAATAGAGTGGGACACCTTAAATCTACGTCATTATCAATACTTGATATGAGTTCTTGTGAAATAAGCACAATCGGTAAAGATTCCTTAGAAGGACTTCCATCGCTTATAGATATAGACTTATCACACAATCTTTTATCATATATCCCGGATAGTATTTCATCGAATacgctaaaatatttaaatttaaattacaatagaaTTAGTTCTATCAGTAATGTGACCTTTTTTATGCTACCTCGATTGAGTGGATTGAGTGTAATTGGGAATAGGTTTACTAATATTTGGAGCAAAAcctatttcaattcaaatcttTATTTGGAAAGACTCGATCTCAGCGACAATATGTGGAGATGTGACTGTATCGACGATAATATGTATGACTTTTATGAATTTGTTACCTTAGAACCAAATAAGAAAGAAGAATCTTTTAATTTAGTATGCAACAGTCCAATGAATGTTATTGGTCAAACATGGTTAGAGGCATGTTATTTTCATTGGAACCCCACCGAGAAAGCTAGAAACGTCGATAACTTGATTTGGTTCTTAATAGTCATGATTGTTGGATTAGCTCTGTGTATCTTACTAGTCAATACTATTAGAAGATCAATGAAACGACGTTTAGGAGCAATTCAAGCAGAAAGGGAAAGACAAGTCGAGGAAGCTAGAGACAGACTGAGACAGTTAAGAATACGAGCTGAACAAGAAGCGTTATGCAACACACCTGATCCAAGAGACTTAATTGCACCACCGTCCTATGATGAAGCTCTCTCAATGCCGAAGCTAAATGCTTCTTGTCACTCTCTAAATGAAACCGGAACAGGAAAAACCAAGCGAAGAAGAGGTAGAAGGAAAACGAAGTCGAGTGGAGATCTATTAGAGGAAACGGAAAGGAATGGTGATGCGCGTGTCTTCGATGATATAGAGCTTACAGAAACACCTAATGATAATAGTAGACAAAGACGTCGCCGAAATCGAAGATACGGTAGCCATGAAATAAATGAACTAGAGCAAAGTCCAGGTGCGAGAAGAAGAAGAATGTCAGAATATAACACCTTAGATGATAGTGTGACAGTTGAAATCGAAACGGAGTTAGAACGGCCTCTACGTCCAAGAAATCGAAGATATTCAGATGAAAATCAACCTAGGGAAAGCGATTTTTAA
- the LOC124532477 gene encoding protein windpipe, translated as MAWPSIYVYLLAASLLLSSSLAAVCPDGCVCSTTRDGLHRVTCSNLAELYKYSLRQKHHNINILDLSHNNITKITHELDRLTEVVTLDLSTNGLTELNKFLHNAKKLVHLNLAHNRIQKLSLTHLPTSVSSLDLSGNLLKDVPSDLAHLPSLEHLELNGNPLECSCDNIVARNHLLAANVYIDNVKCHAPAHLKGRSWLELKTKDICKVAKLDFMDMMMGDQPIDAVRIGEETTALKSMSLVAGSDLDEGKIIHGADVVEDDDSLQFMKVGRFSTPSPISEIEGSGEAESTTISDIIEPVQERKMLGNLFANEEILPAENTHTTDDPMEGSGEGSGFFIPDYEEISEKNVETTTPIISELSPDPVERIFNDDENSTELEFPMHVPPTIYQGGPDWHSKTDPEVVTVRSATPEVTRDTTVSEQIRVTQASEVLGQAPSNEENVVPHKTGTYVCIALIIVLLVGLIGFAITKGQMRKRRDRRLLRQQKRDVEKASKEMVDMNKSLLGKPAPIENPVEKKVNGKYELVPTHETHQKKSENGDVANGIKRNETDALRTDSPRDTNQNKSSSIDNNLAHEHQIPQQETSFESDVGANSRKDTNSLSSEDIFVPINDDDNPRLNRNRDSDVSQPLINGDPTVDCDYLSPSREYVPVYSPDMGRVRIKITETPKPKTPVLVTRSRSNAGDIIITPSQDGNAPKSTT; from the coding sequence ATGGCGTGGCCTTCTATTTATGTCTACCTTCTTGCGGCATCCTTGCTTCTATCATCATCATTGGCGGCTGTCTGCCCCGATGGCTGCGTTTGCAGTACAACAAGGGATGGTCTTCACCGGGTCACTTGCAGTAACCTCGCCGAGCTCTACAAATATTCTCTCCGACAGaaacatcataatataaatattcttgatCTCTCACataataatatcacaaaaatCACTCATGAGCTAGACAGGTTGACTGAGGTGGTAACGCTAGATTTGTCTACCAACGGTCTCACTGAACTTAACAAATTTTTGCACAATGCAAAAAAATTAGTTCACCTAAATCTAGCTCACAACAGAATTCAAAAACTCTCATTGACGCATCTGCCAACAAGTGTTAGTTCTTTGGATTTATCTGGTAATCTTTTAAAAGATGTGCCTTCAGACTTGGCTCATTTACCTAGCTTAGAACATTTGGAATTAAATGGAAATCCTTTGGAATGTTCTTGCGATAATATTGTTGCTCGGAATCATTTACTGGCTGCGAATGTATATATCGATAACGTGAAATGTCACGCACCAGCACACTTAAAAGGACGTTCTTGGCTGGAATTAAAGACGAAAGACATTTGCAAAGTTGCGAAACTAGATTTCATGGATATGATGATGGGCGATCAGCCTATCGATGCTGTTCGAATTGGAGAAGAAACGACGGCGTTAAAATCTATGTCTTTAGTAGCTGGTAGTGATCTCGATGAAGGGAAAATTATCCACGGTGCGGATGTAGTGGAGGATGATGACAGTTTACAGTTTATGAAAGTCGGTCGTTTTTCAACGCCATCACCCATTAGTGAGATCGAAGGATCGGGTGAAGCTGAAAGTACTACAATTAGTGATATAATAGAGCCTGTGCAAGAACGTAAAATGCTTGGTAACTTATTCGCTAATGAGGAAATTTTACCTGCAGAGAATACTCATACGACAGATGACCCTATGGAAGGATCTGGGGAAGGATCAGGTTTCTTCATACCCGACTATGAAGAAATAAGTGAAAAGAATGTGGAAACGACTACACCTATAATTAGCGAATTAAGCCCTGATCCAGTTGAAAGAATATTTAACGATGATGAAAATTCTACAGAATTAGAATTTCCAATGCACGTACCACCAACGATATATCAGGGTGGTCCAGACTGGCACAGCAAAACTGATCCTGAAGTAGTTACAGTGAGATCAGCTACTCCCGAAGTTACAAGAGATACGACTGTATCTGAACAAATTCGAGTAACTCAAGCATCAGAAGTTCTGGGTCAAGCACCGTCTAATGAGGAGAATGTTGTTCCACACAAGACTGGAACTTATGTTTGTATTgcgttaattattgttttacttgTCGGTTTAATTGGATTCGCAATAACTAAAGGGCAAATGAGGAAACGAAGAGACAGAAGACTTTTAAGACAGCAAAAGAGAGACGTAGAAAAGGCCTCTAAAGAAATGGTAGACatgaataaatctttattaggAAAACCTGCTCCAATAGAAAATCCTGTGGAAAAGAAAGTGAATGGGAAATATGAGCTTGTACCTACACATGAAACACATCAGAAAAAAAGTGAAAATGGCGATGTTGCCAACGGTATAAAACGCAATGAAACCGATGCTCTTAGAACAGATAGCCCCCGTGATACAAACCAGAACAAGAGCAGttcaattgataataatttagctCATGAACACCAAATACCACAACAAGAAACGTCATTTGAATCTGACGTAGGAGCGAATTCTAGAAAAGATACTAATTCTTTGTCCAGTGAGGATATATTTGTACCTATAAATGATGATGACAATCCAAGGTTGAATCGCAATCGAGATTCAGACGTATCCCAACCACTTATAAACGGAGATCCTACAGTCGACTGTGATTATTTGTCACCATCACGTGAATATGTTCCAGTATATTCTCCAGACATGGGACGCgttcgtataaaaataacagaaacTCCCAAGCCTAAAACACCAGTGCTAGTCACCAGAAGTAGGTCAAATGCCGgagatataattattacacCTTCACAGGACGGAAACGCGCCAAAATCAACTACTTGA
- the LOC124532453 gene encoding leucine-rich repeat-containing G-protein coupled receptor 4 isoform X3 — protein sequence MGLLIVSLWLWLLPAMVLSGVSREMEEETEDSCRSYIHENLLHIDCSERGLNDLPEGLDINAQVLLLSNNNFITYPSQLEKFTKVEIMDLSGNRLTGPLPPYYENFKELKILNLSNNNYDSWLSSDYSLSIKKLDLSKNKINAIDEDTFSKFPRLAILDLSENRIYDLPTGLFEKATSLEVLTLCRNYFSEVPKFRSSSLKNLRLSSCQITNFEADSLSGMQSLLEINLSINQIESIPDNLASNSLQELDLSYNEIETLTDLTFSSLPHLAVLDLRCNEFKEVWSTSHFASNPFLREVHVKGNRWSCEGFNVNLLLTYEYLTKEPPKVYDKGSLICYSPSNVTQMSWQQAYIRTWHADEKTMSSYTFMAVVIGMIIGVILTSVVCRFLISSNRPTPPRPTPETTVLNGNATQASTESVVMRIPLTEDLPPTYDEALLMPRLNSSFHSLPDFVDEDEDADRRNRRSRSIGDLTETRPRAGDRRSVRRTIE from the exons ATGG GTCTATTAATAGTGTCGCTGTGGTTATGGCTGCTGCCAGCGATGGTTTTATCTGGAGTATCTCGGGAGATGGAGGAAGAGACGGAGGATTCTTGCAGGAGCTATATTCACGAGAACCTACTCCATATAGACTGTTCTGAGAGAGGTCTTAATGACCTGCCAGAGGGACTTGATATAAAC GCTCAAGTCTTGCTTCTGTCgaacaataatttcattacGTACCCATCTCAGCTTGAGAAATTCACGAAAGTTGAAATTATGGATCTTTCTGGAAACCGTTTAACGGGTCCTTTGCCTCCTTATTACGAAAATTTTAAGGAATTGAAGATTCTTAAcctatcaaataataattatgactcTTGGTTAAGCAGCGATTACTCGCTCAGTATTAAGAAATTAGATCTATccaaaaataagataaatgcTATCGACGAAGATACTTTCTCAAAATTTCCACGATTGGCGATCTTGGATTTATCTGAGAATCGTATATATGATCTTCCCACTGGTTTATTTGAAAAGGCAACCAGTCTTGAAGTCTTAACGTTATGCAGGAACTATTTTTCTGAAGTGCCCAAGTTTCGGTCATCATCATTAAAAAATTTACGCCTAAGCAGTTGTCAGATAACGAATTTCGAAGCCGATTCATTGAGTGGAATGCAGTCTTTGCTCGAAATCAATTTATCTATAAATCAGATCGAATCGATTCCAGATAATTTGGCATCGAACTCTTTACAAGAATTAGATTTGAGCTACAACGAAATCGAGACGCTCACGGACTTGACGTTCTCGTCTCTACCGCACTTAGCGGTACTAGATTTGAGGTGTAACGAATTCAAAGAAGTATGGTCTACGTCACACTTCGCCTCAAACCCATTTTTGAGAGAAGTTCATGTGAAGGGAAACCGATGGAGCTGTGAGGGCTTTAACGTGAATCTACTTTTGACATATGAATATCTAACTAAAGAACCGCCAAAGGTTTATGATAAAGGTTCATTGATATGCTACTCGCCCTCGAACGTTACTCAAATGAGCTGGCAACAAGCTTACATAAGAACGTGGCATGCGGATGAAAAGACAATGTCTTCGTATACATTTATGGCTGTAGTCATCGGCATGATTATTGGCGTTATACTGACCTCGGTCGTATGCAGATTTCTTATATCTTCAAACAGACCTACTCCTCCACGCCCTACCCCTGAAACGACAGTTTTGAACGGTAATGCAACACAGGCAAGTACGGAATCTGTGGTTATGAGAATTCCACTTACAGAAGATTTGCCTCCAACGTATGATGAAGCTCTTTTAATGCCAAGACTGAATTCTTCCTTCCATTCACTTCCGGACTTCGTTGACGAGGATGAAGATGCTGATAGAAGAAATCGCAGATCTAGGTCAATTGGAGATTTAACCGAGACTAGACCAAGAGCTGGCGATAGACGATCAGTACGGCGAACAATAGAA tgA
- the LOC124532453 gene encoding leucine-rich repeat-containing G-protein coupled receptor 4 isoform X2 produces the protein MGLLIVSLWLWLLPAMVLSGVSREMEEETEDSCRSYIHENLLHIDCSERGLNDLPEGLDINAQVLLLSNNNFITYPSQLEKFTKVEIMDLSGNRLTGPLPPYYENFKELKILNLSNNNYDSWLSSDYSLSIKKLDLSKNKINAIDEDTFSKFPRLAILDLSENRIYDLPTGLFEKATSLEVLTLCRNYFSEVPKFRSSSLKNLRLSSCQITNFEADSLSGMQSLLEINLSINQIESIPDNLASNSLQELDLSYNEIETLTDLTFSSLPHLAVLDLRCNEFKEVWSTSHFASNPFLREVHVKGNRWSCEGFNVNLLLTYEYLTKEPPKVYDKGSLICYSPSNVTQMSWQQAYIRTWHADEKTMSSYTFMAVVIGMIIGVILTSVVCRFLISSNRPTPPRPTPETTVLNGNATQASTESVVMRIPLTEDLPPTYDEALLMPRLNSSFHSLPDFVDEDEDADRRNRRSRSIGDLTETRPRAGDRRSVRRTIEVRIH, from the exons ATGG GTCTATTAATAGTGTCGCTGTGGTTATGGCTGCTGCCAGCGATGGTTTTATCTGGAGTATCTCGGGAGATGGAGGAAGAGACGGAGGATTCTTGCAGGAGCTATATTCACGAGAACCTACTCCATATAGACTGTTCTGAGAGAGGTCTTAATGACCTGCCAGAGGGACTTGATATAAAC GCTCAAGTCTTGCTTCTGTCgaacaataatttcattacGTACCCATCTCAGCTTGAGAAATTCACGAAAGTTGAAATTATGGATCTTTCTGGAAACCGTTTAACGGGTCCTTTGCCTCCTTATTACGAAAATTTTAAGGAATTGAAGATTCTTAAcctatcaaataataattatgactcTTGGTTAAGCAGCGATTACTCGCTCAGTATTAAGAAATTAGATCTATccaaaaataagataaatgcTATCGACGAAGATACTTTCTCAAAATTTCCACGATTGGCGATCTTGGATTTATCTGAGAATCGTATATATGATCTTCCCACTGGTTTATTTGAAAAGGCAACCAGTCTTGAAGTCTTAACGTTATGCAGGAACTATTTTTCTGAAGTGCCCAAGTTTCGGTCATCATCATTAAAAAATTTACGCCTAAGCAGTTGTCAGATAACGAATTTCGAAGCCGATTCATTGAGTGGAATGCAGTCTTTGCTCGAAATCAATTTATCTATAAATCAGATCGAATCGATTCCAGATAATTTGGCATCGAACTCTTTACAAGAATTAGATTTGAGCTACAACGAAATCGAGACGCTCACGGACTTGACGTTCTCGTCTCTACCGCACTTAGCGGTACTAGATTTGAGGTGTAACGAATTCAAAGAAGTATGGTCTACGTCACACTTCGCCTCAAACCCATTTTTGAGAGAAGTTCATGTGAAGGGAAACCGATGGAGCTGTGAGGGCTTTAACGTGAATCTACTTTTGACATATGAATATCTAACTAAAGAACCGCCAAAGGTTTATGATAAAGGTTCATTGATATGCTACTCGCCCTCGAACGTTACTCAAATGAGCTGGCAACAAGCTTACATAAGAACGTGGCATGCGGATGAAAAGACAATGTCTTCGTATACATTTATGGCTGTAGTCATCGGCATGATTATTGGCGTTATACTGACCTCGGTCGTATGCAGATTTCTTATATCTTCAAACAGACCTACTCCTCCACGCCCTACCCCTGAAACGACAGTTTTGAACGGTAATGCAACACAGGCAAGTACGGAATCTGTGGTTATGAGAATTCCACTTACAGAAGATTTGCCTCCAACGTATGATGAAGCTCTTTTAATGCCAAGACTGAATTCTTCCTTCCATTCACTTCCGGACTTCGTTGACGAGGATGAAGATGCTGATAGAAGAAATCGCAGATCTAGGTCAATTGGAGATTTAACCGAGACTAGACCAAGAGCTGGCGATAGACGATCAGTACGGCGAACAATAGAAGTTCGTATACActga